A genome region from Nicotiana tabacum cultivar K326 chromosome 13, ASM71507v2, whole genome shotgun sequence includes the following:
- the LOC107761584 gene encoding putative UDP-arabinopyranose mutase 5 isoform X1: protein MSLVSVKDDEVDIVIAAIQPDLTSFLEEWRAVFSRFHLIIIKDPDHKEELKIPGGFNYDTYTKADIQRIIGTSNAVTFSGFSCRYFGYLLSKKKYIISIDDDCFPAKDNEGNQVDAISQHINNLSTPATPFFFNTLYDPFRKGADFVRGYPFSLRSGVSCALSCGLCLNLADLDAPTQALKPALRNTRYVDAVLTVPARAMMPLSGINVAFDRELVGPALLPSFRLAKEGKFRWETVEDIWTGMCVKVVCDHMGYGVKTGLPYVWRKERGDAVESLKKEWEGVKLMEEVVPFFQSMRLSPAANTAEDCVVEIAAAVKEQLGRIDPVFTRAADSMVEWVKLWKTVTTQT from the coding sequence ATGTCTCTAGTCagtgtgaaagatgatgaggtagaTATTGTGATAGCTGCAATTCAACCAGATCTTACTTCATTTCTGGAAGAATGGAGAGCAGTATTCTCCCGATTTCACCTGATAATTATCAAAGATCCTGACCACAAAGAAGAACTTAAAATTCCAGGTGGATTTAATTATGATACCTATACAAAAGCTGATATTCAACGAATTATTGGAACTTCAAATGCTGTAACTTTCTCTGGATTTTCATGCCGATATTTTGGCTATCTCTTGTCGAAGAAGAAATATATCATCTCAATAGATGATGATTGCTTTCCAGCTAAGGATAATGAGGGTAACCAAGTCGACGCCATCTCCCAACACATCAATAACCTTTCGACTCCTGCCACCCCATTTTTCTTTAATACTCTCTACGATCCTTTCCGTAAAGGAGCTGATTTTGTTCGTGGCTATCCATTTAGCTTGCGAAGTGGTGTCTCGTGTGCTCTGTCATGTGGGCTGTGTCTTAATTTAGCAGATCTTGATGCACCCACACAAGCCCTCAAGCCGGCGCTTAGGAACACTCGATACGTTGATGCTGTTCTCACTGTACCAGCTAGGGCAATGATGCCTCTGAGCGGAATCAACGTAGCATTTGATCGTGAGTTGGTGGGACCTGCTTTGCTGCCATCTTTCAGGCTGGCAAAAGAAGGAAAGTTCAGGTGGGAAACTGTGGAGGATATATGGACCGGAATGTGTGTTAAGGTTGTGTGTGATCACATGGGATATGGCGTGAAAACTGGGCTTCCATACGTATGGAGGAAAGAAAGAGGTGATGCTGTAGAGAGTTTGAAGAAAGAGTGGGAGGGGGTGAAGCTGATGGAAGAAGTTGTTCCGTTCTTTCAATCAATGAGATTGAGTCCGGCAGCAAATACAGCAGAAGATTGTGTGGTTGAGATTGCTGCAGCCGTGAAGGAGCAGCTGGGGCGAATAGATCCAGTGTTCACTCGTGCGGCTGATTCCATGGTTGAGTGGGTGAAGCTTTGGAAGACGGTCACAACCCAAACTTAA
- the LOC107761584 gene encoding putative UDP-arabinopyranose mutase 5 isoform X2 codes for MRTDPPSLLSLAIDSALLHISSFSDLSFLPEHILLDLFLRTLRAGKLNEKILKLFIATGKEEILSLIDAFNIQCVLTPVLPTISVKDDEVDIVIAAIQPDLTSFLEEWRAVFSRFHLIIIKDPDHKEELKIPGGFNYDTYTKADIQRIIGTSNAVTFSGFSCRYFGYLLSKKKYIISIDDDCFPAKDNEGNQVDAISQHINNLSTPATPFFFNTLYDPFRKGADFVRGYPFSLRSGVSCALSCGLCLNLADLDAPTQALKPALRNTRYVDAVLTVPARAMMPLSGINVAFDRELVGPALLPSFRLAKEGKFRWETVEDIWTGMCVKVVCDHMGYGVKTGLPYVWRKERGDAVESLKKEWEGVKLMEEVVPFFQSMRLSPAANTAEDCVVEIAAAVKEQLGRIDPVFTRAADSMVEWVKLWKTVTTQT; via the exons aTGAGAACCGACCCGCCTTCCCTTCTTTCTCTCGCTATTGACTCTGCCCTCCTCCatatttcttccttttctgatcTCTCTTTCTTGCCTGAACACATCCTTCTTGACCTTTTCCTG AGGACGTTGAGAGCTGGGAAACTAAACGAAAAGATTTTGAAGCTGTTTATTGCAACTGGGAAAGAAGAAATCCTTTCTCTAATTGACGCATTTAACATCCAATGTGTTCTTACTCCTGTGCTTCCTACTA TCagtgtgaaagatgatgaggtagaTATTGTGATAGCTGCAATTCAACCAGATCTTACTTCATTTCTGGAAGAATGGAGAGCAGTATTCTCCCGATTTCACCTGATAATTATCAAAGATCCTGACCACAAAGAAGAACTTAAAATTCCAGGTGGATTTAATTATGATACCTATACAAAAGCTGATATTCAACGAATTATTGGAACTTCAAATGCTGTAACTTTCTCTGGATTTTCATGCCGATATTTTGGCTATCTCTTGTCGAAGAAGAAATATATCATCTCAATAGATGATGATTGCTTTCCAGCTAAGGATAATGAGGGTAACCAAGTCGACGCCATCTCCCAACACATCAATAACCTTTCGACTCCTGCCACCCCATTTTTCTTTAATACTCTCTACGATCCTTTCCGTAAAGGAGCTGATTTTGTTCGTGGCTATCCATTTAGCTTGCGAAGTGGTGTCTCGTGTGCTCTGTCATGTGGGCTGTGTCTTAATTTAGCAGATCTTGATGCACCCACACAAGCCCTCAAGCCGGCGCTTAGGAACACTCGATACGTTGATGCTGTTCTCACTGTACCAGCTAGGGCAATGATGCCTCTGAGCGGAATCAACGTAGCATTTGATCGTGAGTTGGTGGGACCTGCTTTGCTGCCATCTTTCAGGCTGGCAAAAGAAGGAAAGTTCAGGTGGGAAACTGTGGAGGATATATGGACCGGAATGTGTGTTAAGGTTGTGTGTGATCACATGGGATATGGCGTGAAAACTGGGCTTCCATACGTATGGAGGAAAGAAAGAGGTGATGCTGTAGAGAGTTTGAAGAAAGAGTGGGAGGGGGTGAAGCTGATGGAAGAAGTTGTTCCGTTCTTTCAATCAATGAGATTGAGTCCGGCAGCAAATACAGCAGAAGATTGTGTGGTTGAGATTGCTGCAGCCGTGAAGGAGCAGCTGGGGCGAATAGATCCAGTGTTCACTCGTGCGGCTGATTCCATGGTTGAGTGGGTGAAGCTTTGGAAGACGGTCACAACCCAAACTTAA